GCTCGAGTCTCCCGCTCAATAAATGGAAGCCGTCATTCGGATCCAGAATCTCAATCATTACTATGGCAGCGGTAGTCTGCGAAAACAGGTTTTGTACGATATCTCGCTGGACATCTACCCGGGCGAGATCGTCATTCTGACCGGCCCGTCGGGCTCGGGAAAGACGACGTTGCTGACGCTTTGCGGCGCTCTCCGCTCGATCGAAGAAGGCAGCGTCAAGGTTCTGGGCCACGAGTTAAACGGCGCAACACCGGGAGAGCTTGTGGCGATACGGCAGAATATCGGATTCATATTCCAGGCTCACAATCTGATTGATGCCCTCACGGCCGTGCAGAACGTCCAGATGTCCCTCGGACTGGATAAACTCAGCCAGTCGGAAGCAAGAAAGCGCTCCCTCTCAATGCTGGGCGCTGTCGGTCTGGAAAACCGGGTGGACTATTTGCCCGATCGTCTGTCGGGCGGCCAGAAGCAGCGCGTTGCGATCGCTCGGGCGCTGGTGCGCAAGCCGAAGATCGTCCTCGCGGACGAACCCACTGCCGCGCTCGACAAAAAATCCGGTCGCGAAGTTGTCGAGCTGCTTCAGAACCTTGCGCGAGCGCAGAGTTGCACGATCCTGCTGGTGACTCACGACAACCGTATTCTCGATATTGCCGACCGCATCGTGACGCTCGAAGACGGCCGCCTCACGTCGTTTGCCGCGGGAATGGTCGCGAACACCGGCCATATGCTGGCGGCGTTCGCTCAGCTTTCGCGTAAAGGCGAATTGATCCGGCATGTCACACGTCTCTCCTCACATCAGTTTGTCGAAATGCTGGACCAGATCACGTCGGAATTCGAGCAGTTCCTGAAGGTGGTGGACATCACGCACCAGGAAGCTGCGGGAGCCGAGGCAGTCGGTGCGCTTTTCGACCAGATGTTGGAGGCGGTCACTCTGAAGATTCGGGACCTGCTTCAAGCGGAGCGGGCGACGATCTTGCTGGTCGATAAAGGCGCAGGCAAACTCCGTTCAAAGATTGCCCACAGCGGCGGCAGTGAACCGCTGGTCATCGAAATCCCGATCGGCACGGGCATTGCGGGCCGCGTCGCCGCTACCGGAGAGACGCGGAACATACCGGATCCATACCGCGACCCGGACTTTAACCCGGATGTCGACCGCCAGACGGGCTATACGACGCGCAGCATCCTCTGCATGCCGATTTTTGACCGGCAGAAGCATGTTTTTGCGGTGACCCAGCTGTTGAATAAAAACGGCGGCCACGCGTTTACGGCGGAAGACGAATCGGCCTTTCGGGACTTTGCGGCGCCGCTGGGACTGATCCTGGAGAGCTGCCTGCAGATGACCCGCGCACCGGAAGGGGTTATTTAGATTGGCATTGGCTGCGAAATCTCAGGTTCCTGAGGCACCTCATTCCCATCAATCGGACTGATCCGCGCTGAGACAACCGCCAGACGGATCAATTTGGTCTCGATGGCTCTCCTTGAATCCGGGCTCAAACCGGAGAATTTAAAGCCGATCTGCATTCCATCTGTCCGGATGGCCGTGGCTGTCAGCTGAAGGGATTGGCCACCATTGTCGAAGAACAGCTTGAAGGTATCGCCGGCCAAAAGGC
The genomic region above belongs to Terriglobia bacterium and contains:
- a CDS encoding ATP-binding cassette domain-containing protein, with protein sequence MEAVIRIQNLNHYYGSGSLRKQVLYDISLDIYPGEIVILTGPSGSGKTTLLTLCGALRSIEEGSVKVLGHELNGATPGELVAIRQNIGFIFQAHNLIDALTAVQNVQMSLGLDKLSQSEARKRSLSMLGAVGLENRVDYLPDRLSGGQKQRVAIARALVRKPKIVLADEPTAALDKKSGREVVELLQNLARAQSCTILLVTHDNRILDIADRIVTLEDGRLTSFAAGMVANTGHMLAAFAQLSRKGELIRHVTRLSSHQFVEMLDQITSEFEQFLKVVDITHQEAAGAEAVGALFDQMLEAVTLKIRDLLQAERATILLVDKGAGKLRSKIAHSGGSEPLVIEIPIGTGIAGRVAATGETRNIPDPYRDPDFNPDVDRQTGYTTRSILCMPIFDRQKHVFAVTQLLNKNGGHAFTAEDESAFRDFAAPLGLILESCLQMTRAPEGVI
- a CDS encoding PilZ domain-containing protein, with translation MERRRYIRVSALLHGEEQVMIEIGTEWVCATIVNLSAAGALLRLPHCDTRLLAGDTFKLFFDNGGQSLQLTATAIRTDGMQIGFKFSGLSPDSRRAIETKLIRLAVVSARISPIDGNEVPQEPEISQPMPI